The following proteins are co-located in the Syngnathus scovelli strain Florida chromosome 5, RoL_Ssco_1.2, whole genome shotgun sequence genome:
- the stn1 gene encoding CST complex subunit STN1 isoform X2, producing the protein MDEDEVELPSMLWGLDPIFSAFARLHITDILDMKESCQVSDIYFYKSHPIHKIDVLGTVVYKREREDFFCYGVDDGTGVINCMCWKNDLFKEEVNSDMGKPEDSLQGGFNLAVERKKLRHAQQTHSRVEIGELLRVRGRVKTSRQQREIIAYMYYKVNDPVMAVQIEWMIEVLQLYRELYNKPLHLKTNTASESPFSSLSKATHIIKDLLERRSVSKFRPYDIQDLLQPLFLSCNETAHADQEPVAGPSTYQQLRILLKEALKILQDEGIVYQRMKSQDEVYFVTAQDKDLLMIVKDIIREDSKKEKYRETGCHILHILSSVRQRYSLNVSKPVLELVLKSLECKSDIVSTRDNYFTMF; encoded by the exons ATGGATGAAGATGAAGTAGAGCTACCATCCATGTTGTGGGGATTGGATCCGATCTTTTCTGCTTTCGCCAGGCTCCATATCACAGACATCCTCGACATGAAGGAATCCTGTCAAGTGTCAG ATATTTATTTCTACAAGTCACATCCGATCCACAAGATCGATGTTCTTGGGACAGTCGTTTATAAGCGGGAAAGAGAGGACTTCTTCTGTTATGGGG tgGACGATGGCACTGGTGTCATAAACTGCATGTGTTGGAAAAATGACCTGTTTAAAGAAGAGGTGAATTCTG acATGGGGAAACCTGAGGATAGCCTTCAGGGAGGCTTTAATCTAGCTGTTGAACGGAAAAAGCTGAGACATGCCCAGCAGACCCACAGCCGCGTAGAGATTGGAGAGCTTCTGCGAGTCAGAGGACGAGTGAAGACGTCAAGACAACAAAGAGAAATTATAGCCTACATGTACT ATAAAGTGAACGACCcagtcatggcagtccagatcgaaTGGATGATTGAGGTTTTACAGCTGTACAGAGAATTGTATAACAAACCACTCCATCTAAAAACCAACACTGCTAG TGAGTCTCCCTTCAGTTCCCTCAGTAAGGCAACACATATCATCAAAGATTTATTAGAGCGGAGGTCTGTGAGCAAGTTCAGACCTTATGATAttcaggacctcctgcagcctCTGTTCCTCAGCTGTAATGAAACAGCACATGCAGACCAG GAGCCTGTGGCGGGTCCATCTACATACCAGCAACTAAGAATACTCCTTAAAGAGGCCTTGAAAATTTTACAGGATGAGGGCATTGTGTACCAACGGATGAAGTCCCAAGATGAAGTCTATTTT GTGACTGCACAGGATAAAGATCTTCTTATGATCGTTAAAGACATAATCAGAGAGgactcaaaaaaagaaaagt ATCGAGAGACGGGCTGCCACATCTTGCACATTCTGTCTTCAGTACGACAGCGCTACAGTTTGAATGTGAGCAAGCCAGTGCTTGAGCTGGTTCTCAAATCATTGGAGTGCAAGAGTGACATTGTCAGTACCAGAGATAACTACTTTACTATGTTTTAG
- the stn1 gene encoding CST complex subunit STN1 isoform X3: MDEDEVELPSMLWGLDPIFSAFARLHITDILDMKESCQVSDMGKPEDSLQGGFNLAVERKKLRHAQQTHSRVEIGELLRVRGRVKTSRQQREIIAYMYYKVNDPVMAVQIEWMIEVLQLYRELYNKPLHLKTNTASESPFSSLSKATHIIKDLLERRSVSKFRPYDIQDLLQPLFLSCNETAHADQEPVAGPSTYQQLRILLKEALKILQDEGIVYQRMKSQDEVYFVGNRKDEELKVTAQDKDLLMIVKDIIREDSKKEKYRETGCHILHILSSVRQRYSLNVSKPVLELVLKSLECKSDIVSTRDNYFTMF; encoded by the exons ATGGATGAAGATGAAGTAGAGCTACCATCCATGTTGTGGGGATTGGATCCGATCTTTTCTGCTTTCGCCAGGCTCCATATCACAGACATCCTCGACATGAAGGAATCCTGTCAAGTGTCAG acATGGGGAAACCTGAGGATAGCCTTCAGGGAGGCTTTAATCTAGCTGTTGAACGGAAAAAGCTGAGACATGCCCAGCAGACCCACAGCCGCGTAGAGATTGGAGAGCTTCTGCGAGTCAGAGGACGAGTGAAGACGTCAAGACAACAAAGAGAAATTATAGCCTACATGTACT ATAAAGTGAACGACCcagtcatggcagtccagatcgaaTGGATGATTGAGGTTTTACAGCTGTACAGAGAATTGTATAACAAACCACTCCATCTAAAAACCAACACTGCTAG TGAGTCTCCCTTCAGTTCCCTCAGTAAGGCAACACATATCATCAAAGATTTATTAGAGCGGAGGTCTGTGAGCAAGTTCAGACCTTATGATAttcaggacctcctgcagcctCTGTTCCTCAGCTGTAATGAAACAGCACATGCAGACCAG GAGCCTGTGGCGGGTCCATCTACATACCAGCAACTAAGAATACTCCTTAAAGAGGCCTTGAAAATTTTACAGGATGAGGGCATTGTGTACCAACGGATGAAGTCCCAAGATGAAGTCTATTTTGTAGGAAACAGAAAAGATGAAGAACTCAAG GTGACTGCACAGGATAAAGATCTTCTTATGATCGTTAAAGACATAATCAGAGAGgactcaaaaaaagaaaagt ATCGAGAGACGGGCTGCCACATCTTGCACATTCTGTCTTCAGTACGACAGCGCTACAGTTTGAATGTGAGCAAGCCAGTGCTTGAGCTGGTTCTCAAATCATTGGAGTGCAAGAGTGACATTGTCAGTACCAGAGATAACTACTTTACTATGTTTTAG
- the stn1 gene encoding CST complex subunit STN1 isoform X1, translating to MDEDEVELPSMLWGLDPIFSAFARLHITDILDMKESCQVSDIYFYKSHPIHKIDVLGTVVYKREREDFFCYGVDDGTGVINCMCWKNDLFKEEVNSDMGKPEDSLQGGFNLAVERKKLRHAQQTHSRVEIGELLRVRGRVKTSRQQREIIAYMYYKVNDPVMAVQIEWMIEVLQLYRELYNKPLHLKTNTASESPFSSLSKATHIIKDLLERRSVSKFRPYDIQDLLQPLFLSCNETAHADQEPVAGPSTYQQLRILLKEALKILQDEGIVYQRMKSQDEVYFVGNRKDEELKVTAQDKDLLMIVKDIIREDSKKEKYRETGCHILHILSSVRQRYSLNVSKPVLELVLKSLECKSDIVSTRDNYFTMF from the exons ATGGATGAAGATGAAGTAGAGCTACCATCCATGTTGTGGGGATTGGATCCGATCTTTTCTGCTTTCGCCAGGCTCCATATCACAGACATCCTCGACATGAAGGAATCCTGTCAAGTGTCAG ATATTTATTTCTACAAGTCACATCCGATCCACAAGATCGATGTTCTTGGGACAGTCGTTTATAAGCGGGAAAGAGAGGACTTCTTCTGTTATGGGG tgGACGATGGCACTGGTGTCATAAACTGCATGTGTTGGAAAAATGACCTGTTTAAAGAAGAGGTGAATTCTG acATGGGGAAACCTGAGGATAGCCTTCAGGGAGGCTTTAATCTAGCTGTTGAACGGAAAAAGCTGAGACATGCCCAGCAGACCCACAGCCGCGTAGAGATTGGAGAGCTTCTGCGAGTCAGAGGACGAGTGAAGACGTCAAGACAACAAAGAGAAATTATAGCCTACATGTACT ATAAAGTGAACGACCcagtcatggcagtccagatcgaaTGGATGATTGAGGTTTTACAGCTGTACAGAGAATTGTATAACAAACCACTCCATCTAAAAACCAACACTGCTAG TGAGTCTCCCTTCAGTTCCCTCAGTAAGGCAACACATATCATCAAAGATTTATTAGAGCGGAGGTCTGTGAGCAAGTTCAGACCTTATGATAttcaggacctcctgcagcctCTGTTCCTCAGCTGTAATGAAACAGCACATGCAGACCAG GAGCCTGTGGCGGGTCCATCTACATACCAGCAACTAAGAATACTCCTTAAAGAGGCCTTGAAAATTTTACAGGATGAGGGCATTGTGTACCAACGGATGAAGTCCCAAGATGAAGTCTATTTTGTAGGAAACAGAAAAGATGAAGAACTCAAG GTGACTGCACAGGATAAAGATCTTCTTATGATCGTTAAAGACATAATCAGAGAGgactcaaaaaaagaaaagt ATCGAGAGACGGGCTGCCACATCTTGCACATTCTGTCTTCAGTACGACAGCGCTACAGTTTGAATGTGAGCAAGCCAGTGCTTGAGCTGGTTCTCAAATCATTGGAGTGCAAGAGTGACATTGTCAGTACCAGAGATAACTACTTTACTATGTTTTAG